One window of Paralichthys olivaceus isolate ysfri-2021 chromosome 20, ASM2471397v2, whole genome shotgun sequence genomic DNA carries:
- the LOC138405877 gene encoding chitin synthase chs-1-like — protein sequence MDEDRSLPKRPWDTCRELPIIEDEQTPWKQIKLLRFICLSVVAVFVFGLALCSKTSFLILITLSNEGTQTLSSEHKPVALLCIGCSLIAPSVLLFIKTLWKACYKTSKLPGKKTIALVLFFEFLVSVGAAILTMVAMPHLDIVTNVTILNGVAVLSSLLQVTAQCTAKERNHLLLPSITAFLLILLGYILFLVLYIMKDPTDIKMLTWVGLAVGASFLVSFNWWENYFRLISKDSSSVFLKDLCKDVARCQNILHLLSSVLRVAVTACVLGAYVPLAKMDWDIVRSIPSRETRVIVITIGVQLISSALCNWFAVAACKMHAMRRCFILPLYLASLAVMALLVVPVIVYYQEYRVSQNGTAGINFTSYCDVVVNGTNRNLNGSVFPQLVLDVTHTLCFLDMSKITDIGLLTGSAVSWWLGLLLATLHLWYLSLYRLQRTQDLFIRRLYEGAFIEQSLLLNMRFDIQMKDRRKQFKPLEPVKVFLCATMWHETYDEMMKMIISIFRLDQYRPKKEGQTTDVTFESHIYFDDAFRDVPGSEGRHVNEYAEMLVEIIREVYSIFMNIDNSHFTKQQQVPDQALVRTPYGGRVVVTMPHGNSLVVHYKDKHLIRHKKRWSQVMYLYYLLGWKVATNYYKRLEKGEDEAELKIEFQKEKHNTYLLALDGDTDFQPAAVMLLIDRLKMYSLVGAACGRIHPTGSGPMVWYQKFEYAVGHWLHKTAEHVFGCVLCSPGCFSLFRASALMDDNVMKKYTMKASRAQHYIQCDQGEDRWLCTLLLKQGWRVEYNAASDAYTNAPEEFKEFYNQRRRWAPSTMANIMDLLGSASLVVNRNPSMSRPYMLYQLFSLASSILAPSTVILMISGSLTVLLDIHPNAALVLAVIPPAIFLFVSFKIKSDTQIFIAAIMSTLYAFLMVITTIFLVGNMVKENTILTPSSLFMVSLICFYLTTALLHPQEVGLVAYGLLYIICIPSAYLLLAIYCMVNMNNVSWGTRETTSPAAAAAPAAAPPQTMTRKVKSKFIEFFSWVKCCRRDSRSGSAAEVTVSRENLAPAAAQPETGPQNTIVEEEHIPVGEQRQEVVPVIPCPHQSWVSQLQSLSDDMRLREETLDQEEATFFQQLTKKYLEPLPENKKKQSEMADNLRDLRNKMSFIYFLCNAFWLLATFTLQFSESHIFISVPKLDSNMQFTGEYLYIDPLGFMFILSFALLVVIQFFAMLYHRICTLIHFVAFLDTESKRERRNQQVKEVNGDESEDIDKVSFPSLLYGDIRSGTLV from the exons ATGGATGAAGACAGAAGCTTGCCCAA GAGGCCATGGGACACCTGTCGAGAGCTTCCCATCATCGAAGACGAGCAAACTCCCTGGAAACAGATCAAACTACTGAGGTTCATCTGTCTGAGTGTAGTGGCTGTGTTCGTGTTCGGGTTGGCGCTCTGTAGCAAG ACGTCTTTCCTAATTCTCATCACGTTATCAAATGAAGGCACTCAAACCCTCTCATCAGAGCACAAACCCGTCGCTCTGCTGTGTATCGGCTGCTCTCTCATCGCCCCCAGTGTCCTTCTATTTATCAAGACCCTGTGGAAGGCCTGCTACAAGACGTCAAAGCTGCCAGGAAAGAAAACTATTGCTCTG gTTCTGTTCTTTGAGTTTCTCGTGTCAGTGGGAGCAGCGATTCTCACCATGGTGGCGATGCCGCACTTGGACATCGTCACCAACGTGACGATACTGAACGGTGTAGCCGTCCTCTCTTCGCTGCTACAGGTGACCGCTCAGTGCACAGCCAAGGAGAGGAACCACCTCCTGCTGCCGTCCATCACCGCCTTCCTCCTCATTCTGCTGGGTTACATCCTCTTCCTTGTCTTGTACATCATGAAAGATCCGACCGACATCAAGATGCTAACTTGGGTGGGTCTGGCTGTCGGTGCGTCCTTCTTGGTGTCCTTCAACTGGTGGGAGAACTACTTCAGATTGATCAGCAAGGACAGCAGCTCCGTCTTCCTCAAGGATCTTTGTAAAGACGTAGCAAGGTGTCAGAACATCCTGCACCTGTTGTCCAGCGTGCTCAGGGTCGCAGTGACCGCCTGTGTGCTCGGAGCCTACGTCCCTCTGGCCAAAATGGACTGGGACATCGTGAGGTCCATCCCGAGTCGTGAGACCAGGGTTATAGTCATCACCATCGGGGTCCAGCTGATCTCCTCAGCGCTCTGCAACTGGTTTGCGGTTGCCGCCTGCAAGATGCACGCCATGCGACGATGCTTCATCCTGCCTTTGTACCTGGCCTCTCTGGCTGTCATGGCTCTGCTCGTCGTCCCCGTCATCGTTTACTACCAAGAGTACAGAGTCAGTCAGAATGGAACCGCAGGCATCAACTTCACCAGCTACTGCGACGTGGTTGTGAATGGAACGAACCGAAACCTGAATGGCAGCGTGTTCCCACAGCTGGTTCTAGATGTTACACACACCCTGTGCTTCCTGGACATGTCCAAAATAACCGACATTGGCTTACTGACAG GGTCAGCGGTGTCCTGGTGGCTCGGCCTCCTGTTGGCGACGCTTCACCTCTGGTACCTCAGTCTGTATCGCCTCCAGAGGACCCAAGACCTGTTCATCCGGAGACTGTATGAGGGAGCGTTCATAGAGCAGTCGCTGCTTCTCAACATGCGTTTCGACATCCAGATGAAAGACAGACGCaagca ATTCAAACCACTGGAGCCTGTCAAAGTTTTCCTCTGTGCGACGATGTGGCACGAGACCTACGAcgagatgatgaagatgatcatTTCTATATTTCG ACTGGACCAGTACAGGCCGAAGAAGGAAGGACAAACCACTGATGTGACTTTTGAAAGCCACATCTACTTTGACGATGCCTTCAGAGATGTTCCCGGGAGTGAAGGGCGCCACGTCAACGAATACGCAGAGATGCTTGTGGAAATCATCAGAGAAGTTTACAG CATCTTCATGAACATCGATAACAGCCActtcacaaagcagcagcaggtccCGGATCAGGCGCTGGTGAGGACGCCGTACGGAGGGCGTGTGGTGGTCACCATGCCTCATGGGAACAGTCTAGTGGTTCATTACAAGGACAAACATCTCATCCGACACAAGAAGAGATGGTCTCAG GTCATGTACTTGTACTACCTCTTGGGCTGGAAAGTCGCGACCAATTACTACAAGAGGTTGGAGAAAGGAGAGGACGAGGCTGAGCTAAAAATAGAGTTTCAG AAAGAGAAGCACAACACCTACCTCCTGGCCTTGGATGGGGACACTGACTTCCAGCCGGCTGCTGTGATGCTGCTCATCGACCGTTTGAAGATGTACTCGCTGGTCGGGGCGGCGTGCGGTCGGATCCACCCCACGGGATCAG GTCCCATGGTGTGGTACCAGAAGTTTGAGTACGCAGTGGGTCACTGGCTTCACAAAACAGCCGAGCACGTGTTCGGCTGCGTGCTCTGCAGCCCCGGGTGCTTCAGTCTGTTCAGAGCGTCGGCGCTAATGGACGACAACGTGATGAAAAAATACACCATGAAGGCCTCAAGGGCGCAACACTACATCCAGTGCGACCAAG GTGAGGACCGCTGGCTCTGCACTCTGCTGCTGAAACAGGGATGGAGAGTGGAGTACAACGCTGCCTCCGACGCTTACACCAACGCACCTGAGGAGTTTAAAGAGTTCTACAACCAG CGCCGTCGATGGGCACCGTCCACCATGGCGAACATCATGGACTTGTTGGGCTCCGCATCCCTGGTCGTCAACAGGAACCCGTCCATGTCCAGACCGTACATGCTCTACCAGCTCTTCAGCTTGGCCTCGTCCATCCTGGCTCCGTCCACCGTCATTCTCATGATCTCAG GTAGTTTGACCGTGCTGCTCGACATTCATCCCAACGCTGCTCTGGTGTTGGCTGTGATACCTCCCGCCATCTTCCTCTTTGTCAGCTTCAAGATCAAGTCCGACACGCAGATTTTCATTGCAGCGATCATGAGCACCCTGTACGCCTTCCTCATGGTGATCACAACCATCTTCCTAGTCG GCAACATGGTGAAGGAAAATACCATCCTGACACCCAGCAGCCTCTTCATGGTCTCCCTCATCTGCTTCTACCTCACCACTGCACTCCTGCATCCCCAGGAGGTCGGCCTGGTGGCCTACGGTTTGCTCTACATCATCTGCATCCCCAGCGCCTACCTGCTGCTGGCCATTTACTGCATGGTCAACATGAACAACGTGTCCTGGGGCACCCGTGAGACGACGTCACCTGCAGCCGCCGCCGCTCCTGCAGCCGCACCTCCGCAGACTATGACACGGAAGG TTAAAAGCAAATTCATCGAGTTCTTCTCGTGGGTGAAGTGCTGCAGAAGAGACAGTCGGAGTGGCAGCGCAGCGGAGGTGACTGTCAGCCGGGAGAATCTGGCCCCCGCAGCAGCGCAGCCCGAAACCGGGCCTCAAAACACAATCGTGGAGGAGGAGCACATTCCAGTGGGGGAGCAGAG ACAGGAGGTGGTGCCTGTGATCCCCTGCCCTCACCAgt CTTGGGTCTCACAGCTGCAGAGTTTGTCTGATGACATGCGGCTGCGAGAGGAAACACTGGATCAG gaggaagCCACTTTCTTCCAACAGCTCACAAAAAAATACCTGGAGCCTCTTCCTgagaacaagaagaagcagAGTGAAATGGCCGATAACCTCAGAGATCTGAGGAACAAG ATGAGCTTCATCTACTTCCTGTGCAACGCCTTCTGGCTCTTAGCGACCTTCACCCTCCAGTTCTCAGAGAGCCACATCTTCATCTCGGTGCCGAAGCTCGACAGCAACATGCAGTTCACAGGAGAGTACCTCTACATCGACCCGCTGGGCTTCATGTTCATTCTGTCCTTCGCATTGCTGGTGGTCATCCAGTTCTTCGCCATGCTGTACCACAG gatTTGCACCCTGATCCATTTTGTGGCCTTTCTGGACACAGAGtccaagagagaaagaagaaatcaGCAAGTTAAagag GTCAACGGAGATGAAAGTGAAGACATCGACAAGGTTTCGTTTCCAAGTTTGCTCTACGGAGACATCCGCAGTGGAACTCTGGTGTAA